One genomic segment of Phalacrocorax carbo chromosome Z, bPhaCar2.1, whole genome shotgun sequence includes these proteins:
- the SGTB gene encoding small glutamine-rich tetratricopeptide repeat-containing protein beta isoform X3 produces the protein MSSVKRLVYAVIHFLREQSQMDTFTPDEQESLEVAIQCLETVFKINLEDTHLAPPQHLIEMFTNSFHKNDMLPLSDSLPEDVEKADQLKDEGNNHMKEENYGAAVDCYTRAIELDPNNAVYYCNRAAAQSKLNKYSEAIKDCERAIAIDPKYSKAYGRMGISLFHIRLALTSVNKYEEAVTSYQKALDLDPENDSYKSNLKIAEQKLRDMSSPTGTGLSFDMASLINNPAFISMAASLMQNPQVQQLMSGMMSNAIGGPAAGVGGLSDLSSLIHAGQQFAQQIQQQNPELIEQLRNHVRSRSFSGSTEEHS, from the exons ATGTCATCAGTCAAACGCTTAGTTTATGCAGTTATCCATTTCTTGAGAGAGCAGAGTCAGATGGATACTTTCACTCCAGATGAACAAGAAAGCTTGGAAG TTGCAATTCAGTGTCTGGAGACTGTGTTCAAAATTAACCTGGAAGATACTCATCTTGCACCTCCACAGCATTTGATAGAAATGTTCACAAATTCTTTTCACAAG aATGACATGCTGCCTCTCTCAGATTCTTTACCAGAGGATGTTGAAAAGGCTGACCAACTGAAGGATGAAG gtAATAATcatatgaaagaagaaaattatggtgCTGCAGTGGATTGTTATACTAGGGCTATAGAACTGGATCCAAACAATGCAGTCTATTACTGCAACag GGCTGCTGCCCAAAGTAAGCTCAACAAGTACAGTGAAGCAATAAAGGATTGTGAGAGAGCCATAGCAATAGATCCGAAGTACAGCAAAGCATATGGGAGAATGGG GATTTCTTTATTCCACATTAGGTTGGCTCTGACCTCAGTGAATAAATATGAAGAAGCAGTTACCAGTTACCAAAAAGCACTGGATCTTGATCCAGAGAATGACTCTTATAAGTCAAATTTGAAAATAGCAgaacagaaactgagagacatgTCCAGTCCT ACTGGAACTGGACTGAGTTTTGACATGGCGAGCTTGATAAACAATCCTGCCTTCATTAGTATG GCGGCAAGCTTAATGCAGAATCCTCAAGTTCAACAATT GATGTCGGGGATGATGTCAAACGCCATTGGTGGCCCTGCTGCGGGTGTTGGTGGCCTGTCGGATTTGTCTAGCCTGATCCATGC GGGGCAGCAGTTTGCACAACAGATACAGCAGCAAAATCCAGAGCTCATAGAGCAACTGAGAAATCACGTCCGGAGCAGATCTTTCAGTGGCAGCACTGAAGAGCATTCCTGA
- the SGTB gene encoding small glutamine-rich tetratricopeptide repeat-containing protein beta isoform X5 produces the protein MSSVKRLVYAVIHFLREQSQMDTFTPDEQESLEVAIQCLETVFKINLEDTHLAPPQHLIEMFTNSFHKNDMLPLSDSLPEDVEKADQLKDEGNNHMKEENYGAAVDCYTRAIELDPNNAVYYCNRAAAQSKLNKYSEAIKDCERAIAIDPKYSKAYGRMGISLFHIRLALTSVNKYEEAVTSYQKALDLDPENDSYKSNLKIAEQKLRDMSSPTGTGLSFDMASLINNPAFISMAASLMQNPQVQQLMSGMMSNAIGGPAAGVGGLSDLSSLIHA, from the exons ATGTCATCAGTCAAACGCTTAGTTTATGCAGTTATCCATTTCTTGAGAGAGCAGAGTCAGATGGATACTTTCACTCCAGATGAACAAGAAAGCTTGGAAG TTGCAATTCAGTGTCTGGAGACTGTGTTCAAAATTAACCTGGAAGATACTCATCTTGCACCTCCACAGCATTTGATAGAAATGTTCACAAATTCTTTTCACAAG aATGACATGCTGCCTCTCTCAGATTCTTTACCAGAGGATGTTGAAAAGGCTGACCAACTGAAGGATGAAG gtAATAATcatatgaaagaagaaaattatggtgCTGCAGTGGATTGTTATACTAGGGCTATAGAACTGGATCCAAACAATGCAGTCTATTACTGCAACag GGCTGCTGCCCAAAGTAAGCTCAACAAGTACAGTGAAGCAATAAAGGATTGTGAGAGAGCCATAGCAATAGATCCGAAGTACAGCAAAGCATATGGGAGAATGGG GATTTCTTTATTCCACATTAGGTTGGCTCTGACCTCAGTGAATAAATATGAAGAAGCAGTTACCAGTTACCAAAAAGCACTGGATCTTGATCCAGAGAATGACTCTTATAAGTCAAATTTGAAAATAGCAgaacagaaactgagagacatgTCCAGTCCT ACTGGAACTGGACTGAGTTTTGACATGGCGAGCTTGATAAACAATCCTGCCTTCATTAGTATG GCGGCAAGCTTAATGCAGAATCCTCAAGTTCAACAATT GATGTCGGGGATGATGTCAAACGCCATTGGTGGCCCTGCTGCGGGTGTTGGTGGCCTGTCGGATTTGTCTAGCCTGATCCATGCGTAA
- the SGTB gene encoding small glutamine-rich tetratricopeptide repeat-containing protein beta isoform X4 yields the protein MSSVKRLVYAVIHFLREQSQMDTFTPDEQESLEVAIQCLETVFKINLEDTHLAPPQHLIEMFTNSFHKNDMLPLSDSLPEDVEKADQLKDEGNNHMKEENYGAAVDCYTRAIELDPNNAVYYCNRAAAQSKLNKYSEAIKDCERAIAIDPKYSKAYGRMGLALTSVNKYEEAVTSYQKALDLDPENDSYKSNLKIAEQKLRDMSSPTGTGLSFDMASLINNPAFISMAASLMQNPQVQQLMSGMMSNAIGGPAAGVGGLSDLSSLIHAGQQFAQQIQQQNPELIEQLRNHVRSRSFSGSTEEHS from the exons ATGTCATCAGTCAAACGCTTAGTTTATGCAGTTATCCATTTCTTGAGAGAGCAGAGTCAGATGGATACTTTCACTCCAGATGAACAAGAAAGCTTGGAAG TTGCAATTCAGTGTCTGGAGACTGTGTTCAAAATTAACCTGGAAGATACTCATCTTGCACCTCCACAGCATTTGATAGAAATGTTCACAAATTCTTTTCACAAG aATGACATGCTGCCTCTCTCAGATTCTTTACCAGAGGATGTTGAAAAGGCTGACCAACTGAAGGATGAAG gtAATAATcatatgaaagaagaaaattatggtgCTGCAGTGGATTGTTATACTAGGGCTATAGAACTGGATCCAAACAATGCAGTCTATTACTGCAACag GGCTGCTGCCCAAAGTAAGCTCAACAAGTACAGTGAAGCAATAAAGGATTGTGAGAGAGCCATAGCAATAGATCCGAAGTACAGCAAAGCATATGGGAGAATGGG GTTGGCTCTGACCTCAGTGAATAAATATGAAGAAGCAGTTACCAGTTACCAAAAAGCACTGGATCTTGATCCAGAGAATGACTCTTATAAGTCAAATTTGAAAATAGCAgaacagaaactgagagacatgTCCAGTCCT ACTGGAACTGGACTGAGTTTTGACATGGCGAGCTTGATAAACAATCCTGCCTTCATTAGTATG GCGGCAAGCTTAATGCAGAATCCTCAAGTTCAACAATT GATGTCGGGGATGATGTCAAACGCCATTGGTGGCCCTGCTGCGGGTGTTGGTGGCCTGTCGGATTTGTCTAGCCTGATCCATGC GGGGCAGCAGTTTGCACAACAGATACAGCAGCAAAATCCAGAGCTCATAGAGCAACTGAGAAATCACGTCCGGAGCAGATCTTTCAGTGGCAGCACTGAAGAGCATTCCTGA